Proteins encoded within one genomic window of Chroicocephalus ridibundus chromosome 7, bChrRid1.1, whole genome shotgun sequence:
- the LHX1 gene encoding LIM/homeobox protein Lhx1 isoform X2, producing the protein MVHCAGCKRPILDRFLLNVLDRAWHVKCVQCCECKCNLTEKCFSREGKLYCKNDFFRCFGTKCAGCAQGISPSDLVRRARSKVFHLNCFTCMMCNKQLSTGEELYIIDENKFVCKEDYLNNSNTAKENSLHSATTGSDPSLSPDSQDPSQDDAKDSESANVSDKETGSNENDDQNLGAKRRGPRTTIKAKQLETLKAAFAATPKPTRHIREQLAQETGLNMRVIQVWFQNRRSKERRMKQLSALGARRHAFFRSPRRMRPLVDRLEPGELIPNGPFSFYGDYQSEYYGPGSNYDFFPQGPPSSQAQTPVDLPFVPSSGPSGTPLGAMDHPLPGHHPSSEAQRFTDIMSHPPGDSPSPEPNLPGSLHSMSAEVFGPSPPFSSISVNGGANYGNHLSHPPEMNEAAVW; encoded by the exons ATGGTTCACTGTGCAGGCTGCAAAAGGCCAATCTTGGACCGGTTTTTGTTGAATGTACTGGACAGGGCTTGGCATGTGAAGTGTGTTCAGTGCTGTGAATGTAAATGCAATTTGACAGAGAAATGCTTTTCGCGAGAAGGCAAGCTTTACTGCAAAAACGACTTCTTTCG GTGTTTCGGGACCAAGTGCGCGGGCTGTGCCCAGGGCATCTCCCCCAGCGACCTGGTCCGCAGGGCGCGGAGCAAAGTGTTCCACTTGAACTGTTTTACGTGTATGATGTGTAACAAGCAACTCTCCACCGGCGAGGAGCTCTACATCATAGACGAAAACAAGTTTGTCTGCAAAGAAGATTACCTAAATAACAGCAATACTGCCAAAGAAAACAGCCTGCATTCAG CCACCACCGGCAGTGACCCCAGCCTGTCCCCCGACTCCCAAGACCCCTCCCAGGACGACGCCAAGGACTCGGAAAGCGCCAACGTGTCCGACAAGGAGACGGGCAGCAACGAAAACGACGACCAGAACCTGGGGGCCAAGCGGCGGGGCCCCCGCACCACCATCAAAGCCAAACAGCTAGAGACTCTGAAAGCCGCCTTCGCGgccacccccaaacccacccggCACATCAGGGAGCAGCTGGCGCAGGAGACCGGCCTCAACATGCGGGTCATCCAG gtctggttccagaaccgGCGCTCCAAGGAACGACGGATGAAGCAGCTGAGCGCGCTGGGCGCCCGCCGACATGCCTTCTTCCGCAGCCCACGCAGGATGCGGCCGCTGGTGGACCGGCTGGAGCCCGGGGAGCTCATCCCCAATGGGCCCTTCTCCTTCTACGGAG ATTATCAGAGCGAGTATTACGGCCCTGGAAGCAATTACGATTTCTTCCCGCAAGGACCTCCTTCATCTCAAGCTCAGACACCCGTGGATCTCCCTTTCGTGCCCTCCTCGGGGCCGTCAGGCACTCCCTTGGGGGCCATGGATCACCCCCTGCCCGGACATCACCCCTCCAGTGAGGCTCAGCGCTTCACTGACATCATGTCGCATCCCCCTGGAGATTCGCCCAGCCCCGAACCCAACCTTCCCGGGTCCTTGCACTCCATGTCCGCGGAAGTTTTTGGCCCCAGTCCTCCATTTTCTTCGATATCCGTCAACGGTGGTGCTAACTATGGCAATCACTTGTCACATCCACCAGAAATGAATGAAGCGGCTGTGTGGTAG
- the LHX1 gene encoding LIM/homeobox protein Lhx1 isoform X1: protein MVHCAGCKRPILDRFLLNVLDRAWHVKCVQCCECKCNLTEKCFSREGKLYCKNDFFRCFGTKCAGCAQGISPSDLVRRARSKVFHLNCFTCMMCNKQLSTGEELYIIDENKFVCKEDYLNNSNTAKENSLHSATTGSDPSLSPDSQDPSQDDAKDSESANVSDKETGSNENDDQNLGAKRRGPRTTIKAKQLETLKAAFAATPKPTRHIREQLAQETGLNMRVIQVWFQNRRSKERRMKQLSALGARRHAFFRSPRRMRPLVDRLEPGELIPNGPFSFYGADYQSEYYGPGSNYDFFPQGPPSSQAQTPVDLPFVPSSGPSGTPLGAMDHPLPGHHPSSEAQRFTDIMSHPPGDSPSPEPNLPGSLHSMSAEVFGPSPPFSSISVNGGANYGNHLSHPPEMNEAAVW, encoded by the exons ATGGTTCACTGTGCAGGCTGCAAAAGGCCAATCTTGGACCGGTTTTTGTTGAATGTACTGGACAGGGCTTGGCATGTGAAGTGTGTTCAGTGCTGTGAATGTAAATGCAATTTGACAGAGAAATGCTTTTCGCGAGAAGGCAAGCTTTACTGCAAAAACGACTTCTTTCG GTGTTTCGGGACCAAGTGCGCGGGCTGTGCCCAGGGCATCTCCCCCAGCGACCTGGTCCGCAGGGCGCGGAGCAAAGTGTTCCACTTGAACTGTTTTACGTGTATGATGTGTAACAAGCAACTCTCCACCGGCGAGGAGCTCTACATCATAGACGAAAACAAGTTTGTCTGCAAAGAAGATTACCTAAATAACAGCAATACTGCCAAAGAAAACAGCCTGCATTCAG CCACCACCGGCAGTGACCCCAGCCTGTCCCCCGACTCCCAAGACCCCTCCCAGGACGACGCCAAGGACTCGGAAAGCGCCAACGTGTCCGACAAGGAGACGGGCAGCAACGAAAACGACGACCAGAACCTGGGGGCCAAGCGGCGGGGCCCCCGCACCACCATCAAAGCCAAACAGCTAGAGACTCTGAAAGCCGCCTTCGCGgccacccccaaacccacccggCACATCAGGGAGCAGCTGGCGCAGGAGACCGGCCTCAACATGCGGGTCATCCAG gtctggttccagaaccgGCGCTCCAAGGAACGACGGATGAAGCAGCTGAGCGCGCTGGGCGCCCGCCGACATGCCTTCTTCCGCAGCCCACGCAGGATGCGGCCGCTGGTGGACCGGCTGGAGCCCGGGGAGCTCATCCCCAATGGGCCCTTCTCCTTCTACGGAG CAGATTATCAGAGCGAGTATTACGGCCCTGGAAGCAATTACGATTTCTTCCCGCAAGGACCTCCTTCATCTCAAGCTCAGACACCCGTGGATCTCCCTTTCGTGCCCTCCTCGGGGCCGTCAGGCACTCCCTTGGGGGCCATGGATCACCCCCTGCCCGGACATCACCCCTCCAGTGAGGCTCAGCGCTTCACTGACATCATGTCGCATCCCCCTGGAGATTCGCCCAGCCCCGAACCCAACCTTCCCGGGTCCTTGCACTCCATGTCCGCGGAAGTTTTTGGCCCCAGTCCTCCATTTTCTTCGATATCCGTCAACGGTGGTGCTAACTATGGCAATCACTTGTCACATCCACCAGAAATGAATGAAGCGGCTGTGTGGTAG